Below is a genomic region from Cotesia glomerata isolate CgM1 linkage group LG5, MPM_Cglom_v2.3, whole genome shotgun sequence.
CCATTGAGCAGCAGTAAGAGTACCAATCATAACAATCCTAGGTCCAAGTCCTTTCCATACTCCACCGAATCCTAGTTTCTTCAATACATCAACAGCTGTGGCTCCTTTTTCTTGGTTAAGTTTTGATACAACCTgcagttaaatatttatataaaaatacatgattcaattcttaataaaattttaaaataacataaaaaatttctaaaataattacagaGTCAGCTGGGTGAGATACTACAGCACAGAATACTCCAGCAATGTAACCAGCAGCGAAGGTGACAATCAACTGCTCGCCCTTGGTGCATTCTTGACGGGGTTTAGGCACGACATGTGAGTACAGCAACTCAACAGTACGCTCGAAGCAAGCGAACTTCATCATGGTGTATGGAATTTGTCGGAGCCAAAGTGGGACAAGACCCTTGTAGAAACCACCAAGTCCTTCTTCACCCATCATTTTTGGTAGAGCTTCACGGAGAGTGTTTGCATAGCCAGGCATGGTTTGAATACGGAcctagaataattaaatttaaattaaataaattttatctatgATAAGACAATTACTCAtttacatcatttttttttttaattaaattctaattaattttttaaattaattttatttaattttaaataatttttattgatctaAATTGCCGATAGGCgtatattgattaataaataaattaattaataaggtaattaattactaaataaataaattaattaattactcaattaCTTAATAaggtaattaattactaaataaataaataaataaataaatacgagTATactcggaaaaaaaaatttgtgcaccacgaaaattttaaggaagacaaaagttattttggagcaaaaagaaattttcttctcAAGAAACTTTCAATCAtaacttcattcaagaaattttcaatcttaaaatttttttaagccaaaaaaatttaccctcaagtcaagaatttttttttaagcttgtGAGCAGTACGGATTAATTACCTTGGCAGCTTCCATAGGAGCAAGGGCAATGTCAGCGAAGAATTCAGCAGAAGCTGAAGATACTAAGTACAAACTTGTTCTGTACTCGTATGAAAGCTCCTCGCCGATCAAAGCAGAGTAGTAGACCTTGAAGACTTCATACAGACCGAATTTGAAGCATCCTTGCATAGAGTAACCGAAGAAAGTTGGGGCCCAACCTCTAGCCAATCCTTTCATTCCGCTTTCTTGCAAACTTacctattttttaaataaaaataaatttattattttttatattagttaggatttatttattataaaaatagtttaccTTGAATCCAGTGACTACATTCTTGTATTTTTCAGGATCCACTTGAATACGACATTTCACCAAGTCCAGGGGTGTTACCATTGTGTGAGTAAGCCCACAAGACAAAATACCACCGAGACCGCATAGCATAAAGTAATGATTCGATCCAAATTCGCAGCTAtctgcagaataaaaaaaaataaaaattattaagttgaaggattattttgcttaaattctacaaaataattattcaataaatttatgtttgatttttagaaatgaaaagaaaattagccgacatttaaaaatttttagaattttttttattaaaaaaattatgacaaaaatttttttttttaatttcatttgtaaaaaattcaagaaactaaaagtgcaatttaaaaaatttttattgcagcgatttaaaataatcgaaaatgtcggctaactttattattatttcttataaaataaattttttacaacaattaaattttactcaatgaagaaaaaatcattcatgAAAGTGACACAGAAAAAAAGCAAGCAAGGTCTTGATTGAGTATGTATATATTGTGTATTTTTAGGATATAGTTTATTTTGAGCTATTGTCCGCAATCTTAGCATTAGTAACCCTGAATCAAGGTCGGATTGTCAATCAGCTGATGGACATCAGTTTTTAGACATCTATTGAAATTTCTTcagattttttatcaatctaTTAATTTCTAacaactttattaattattaagaagcTAGAAATTACTCAGGAGGCAATTAactaaatacaattttttttgtgggtCCATTTAATGATAAGAGGGTAAATAAAGTTATCTTCAAGGTCACAAAGACCTTAATACCTTGACAAAATGGACGTCATTACGCAATTACTCCCGCGCGGTTGCTCCACTGACACAAGAGTAAGATACATAGCTAACCTCATGTATAATAACTCttatataattcatttttattttacaaaatcactaaatttaatatctagaaaataaaaattactttaaaaaatggaGTTTTTAAATCTGTCCAACATTTATCACACGTTTTTCTATTATCAGTAGAATTACGAATGAAGTTCATGTCACATGACATCGAttatcaaaaagaaaaaaaaacttagattttaaattaatttatgatcatttaaaatgaaatttaagtaTTGATCgtgtcaaaattatttattagtagataaaagaaaaatttttaaatttttaaattagtgttttaattaaaaaaattattccttaCCACCTTCTGCTACGCTAAAGGCACCGATATTACGACCTGGAATTAAACTCTGACTGTTATCATTTTGTCCCTGACATTTGGGTGCCACGAATGGATTCATCTTAGAGGCTTCAAGCATTGACGACCACATTTTGTCCTTTGTAGGTTTAAACTCTGCACTTCACTGTTAAAactgctgaaaaaaattaataaataaaaaataataaattaaaataaaaaatgtttaaatataaattaattaataattaataattaataaatattacagagcGACGGaataattctaataaaaagtataatttgtttaatttaattaaataaatttttttcagaccTGCTGCCGACCGACCCTCGTCTCCGTGCAGTGGAAATAGAGTGGAAGTGGCAAAGAAAAAAAGCGACAAATGTCCTTAATGTCTTTGGTGGCAATAAAATGTAGACTCGAAACTCAATGGACAAGTTTTTGGGTgccaaaaaatcaaaaaattttttcttaccaTTAATaggtaagaaaaattactGACTGTCACTTTGGCGCTTGCGTCGTTCTCCATTTTGTATTTCTCATTTCTTCGCACAGTTTATGCTACTCTACAATTACAATAACGTAACTATACCTTGATCTTTgtctatattatattaaataaaaatttgttcgtTTGTATGACATATCGCATTATGGTGGTTGAGTTTTTTGTGTAGCCTATACTACATCACCTACGGCAATGAGGATTATTTAACgtcatcaatttattattgatataattatcaatattattaagtttgtttaacaattattcatttattttctaaacaaattataaattataaataaccaatagaattattttataagaaaaaacaCACCATTTGTGATgggtaataattttaataattaacattataattattttaaaaattttacttttaatccAATTtgatgaaactaaaaaagCGTAAAAGTTTGTGCGCCCAGTGCATTAGCATACCCGCCAAGATCTCACAAAAAATAGTCAGCATGATCATAAGAAGTAGGAAGTCTATTGTTAAAGATGGAGTTATTACGGtaattcattcatttatttattatttacataatttattgatttaagaattaatataattttaaaaaatatgtctatttattttatctttacagtgtgttaaaaaaataattcttccagattttttaggattacttttattcaataaagtaTAATTGGTTTATTTTGtcaataatacaaaataaaagaagaaatgacaaaaatattttttaatattttttgtcaattaaaatttttatttttttttttttaaataattattttataaaactatgttttataatttaatgataagCTTAAGTAATTCAactatttaagttaatttgaaatatatattttttcgataaTATAGTAATTAATGTTTGCCTAGAAgttatttctcattttttttataacttttttacgCATACACGTTATCAGCAATACACCTGAATACATTCTTATCAccttttttcagtgtatataataaatattttatcagttTACTATGCACcttttcatttttcatacacaaaagtaatttttagaataattaattactctaaaaaaaaaaaaaaaaaaaaaaacttaataaaaaattctttttaaatcatattttattttattgataaattaataaaaatatttatacaactgagtaaataatttatgcaaGTGTTAAGTACTATAGATGAAACCAGTATTTAAAGATTATCTGCATTACACGTATGACGTATATATGTCCATTtaacatgttatttttttttctttagataacttcaagttttttttttatcatcttatgtcatgaaaaaaatttgatgtcaTTACTAAGcataattaatcataaatatgaataatacttagaggttttttttaactttttttttggtaaagaAAATATGAGTAAAGGTATTTAATTTTGACTGTAAAAGCATCTGCGCGGTCGCAGAACACAACGTAGAGGTTGATTCTCTATCTTGGggtttacatacataatataaatatatatacatgggaatatttatgtatgtgtAAAAGATAGACATATGTAATGCCTAAATAGTTTGAGATAGATGACAAGAGTGAAAAGAGAGGATGGATTTAGAGAAAAAGTGACCGACGGAGAAAGAGAATAAGTATGTACGGTAAAGGGAGAAGATCAAAGCACCCACACTTTCAGGAATTAAAAGTAGTAGAGGGTCGGCAATGCAGTGGTACGTCGTTTTTTCGCGAACAAACACTGTAAATTTTagtatatagaaaatttacGACTGTAAATATGTTATTTGATACaagcatttaattatttcattaaaaaaagcaCATTATCAAACAAGCTCagtggattttttattaaaaaatatttaatgaagaagaaattaatttttaaataattatttttattataaatcagtCATCAGTGATCAGTGACATTTATGGAGGCATTTTTTGGaagaaaagttattattattaattataaataattaatattaaataattaatattgctGGACATCAATTACTGGTccggtaaaaaattaaagcttaaaaatgtctgaaataaataaattaagttataaataattgagaagaaatttaaatattatttatggtaatatttttttggtgaAATTAACTCTATTTagtgaaatagaaaaaaaaataagacaatGGCGTGTACGTCATCAGAATATCGATTGACaaaataatagttataataataataatagtgttttttattaataatatatttatttgaaaacagGTGTATTTATAAAGAAGTTAATgaagaaagaagaaaattaaatactggAAAGTTATGAAGCAACTGGCCTGGTGACGACAAAGAACGAAGAGGATCCGGGTCACAGGAACGACATGCGTTCGATCGCAAACGTCGTCGACGGAGTTGCTTTAGCTGTTACTAGTTTGTCTATAACGAACGCGTTAGTAACACAATTGTTGTCGGAGAATTTGTGTTTtgccttttttattttatttaacaatttattctctacgaaaatttgatattttattcattattttaattttaattggagtatttattaaaatttatgggatttttttattttgaaaaattagttttttttttttttttataaagaaatttaattaaaaatattatttatggaAGAAAAATGTGGAAGAAAATCTCTGAATAATTATGGATGATTGTCAGCTGACTGCTGCAGGCGTAATATTTACTGGCAAAGACTGtcattgtataaaaatatcacaATCATTTATTTCTACTCTCGGGTATTTTTTGCTGAAGAAATTAAATCACTGAGTGGCTGATTTTGCTAAccttgaaatgaaaaaatcaaaagaagaaaattgaattgtttaaataaatcggATATTTATTTGTGagcttttataaaaatatttattattttgtgatGATCTAGCATTTAATTGTTTGTGATAAATGTGCGAGCtggtgaaaaataatataaattattttaaagaagacTATGCCACCTTGATAATGTGGATTTTGTACtgtaaaactaataaattaaatgaagaaaagtagaataaaataaaatataaacaaggGGGTTGTGACCAAGGTGTCATGCCCCCCGGGGCAAAAGGTGGGGCAGAGGGCCTAGATCCCTCTTGTTCTGAGCTCCAtgataatgaagaaataacaCCTGACATAATAGCACCGTCTTTAAGTCTTTTTCAGAGATGTTACAGGCATTTAAAGGTCAGCCTCTAAAATAGTTTATCATTGAACTCAGATTGATATTTATAACCCAAcaataccaattttttttataagctttaattaccaatatttattttaaccttGAGCAATCATTGTCTTTATTAATCTCTTATTGCtggttacaaaaaaattattttaaatactgtGGAACAAAAATAGTACCTTGAacttgtttataaatatttattagttataaatttttattcaaatctaatggagaaaataattgatgagaaattgaaaagtttcttgagttaaaataaaaagtaaatgatATTTGATAACTCTATTTATGAAACCGTACTAcgattatctatattattaagagaataaaaaaaattttgtttccaggatatttatatgataaaatcggttttttgctctatttctagatgaataattgataaatgatcttgtgaaaaattgacatttttaaagagataagctcatcccgatgttacactcatcgagacctttcatttgagtactcacatcaatttttcatatatttatgtatattatatatatgtatacatgaaaaatatataaaaaatgcatgtgggtactcaaatgaaagctcttgatgaatgtaacatcggaatgagcttatctttaaattatattatatctttaaaaatgtcaatagttaaaaaaagtatagtgcaatttaacataattaagaaatgaccttgtatcttgtgaactattgacatttttaaagatataagctcatcctgctgttatactcatcaatacctttcatttgagtacccacatcaatttttcatatatttcatatatttatgtatatcatatatgtatgtatgaaaaatatatcaaaaatgtatgtgggtactcaaatgaaaggtcttgatgagtgtaacatcgggatgaacttatatctttaaaaatttcaatagttaagaaagtacagtgcaatttaacataatcaagaaactaccttgtatcttgtgaaatattgacatttttaaagatataagctcatcctgctgttatactcatcaatacctttcatttgagtacccacatcaatttttcatatatttatatatattatatatatgtatatatgaaaaatatataaaaaatgcatgtgggtactcaaatgaaagctcttgatgagtgtaacatcgggatgagcttatatctttagaaatataaatagttaaaaaattacagtacaatttaacaaaagtcattatttaataaagcaaaattttatttatttctagttcacaagttacggcagtcacacagtgactgcaaggtttctagtcatttcttatttttaattcctaaatgttaatatttgataaaataataaatcaataaaaatgtatttttgttCCAGAGCTCTGGTGTGGGAGAAGCGAGTGTGTATCATGCATTGGTGGTAATATTTTTGGAATTCTTCGCTTGGGGTTTACTGACGATGCCGATAATATCTGTGCTAAACGAAACTTTTCCGGAtcatacatttttaatgaatggTTTGATAATGGGAATCAAAGGACTACTCTCGTTTTTATCAGCGCCGTTAATTGGTGCATTGTCTGACGTTTGgggaagaaaattttttcttctgatAACAGTCGCTTTCACATGTGCACCAATTCCACTTATGAGTATAAACACTTGGTGGTTCTTCGCAATGATTTCTATTAGCGGAGTTTTTGCTTGTACATTTTCTGTTGTATTTGCATACGTAGCAGATGTTACTGAAGAAAGTCAACGATCTTTAGCATATGgattggtaattttttatttttattatctccTACTGCTATTtaagcatttttaattttatttcttctttaaggtATCTGCAACATTTGCAGCAAGTATGGTAATTAGTCCTGCTTTAGGAGCATGGACGATGACCGTTTATGGGGAAAATTTAGCTGTTGCTTTAGCAACAGCTATTGCCGTTCTTGATGTATTCTTTATACTTGTCGCAGTACCGGAAAGCTTGCCTGAAAAAGCTCGGCCACCAGTTCCTATATCTTGGGAACAGGCTGATCCATTTGCGGCTTTAGGAAAGGTAGAATTTATGacaattaacatttttttaaaaaataaattataaaaaaaattgacgtaaaaattaaaaaaaattaaaaatacaattttttaaaaataattttttataataaatttttttgttaaaaaaacattaaaaaatggtcatgattgctaactttaattaaaattaagttagctgagatctagaattttttatagaaataaattatggtaaaaaaaaattagaaaaaaaaaagttgacttgttaaaattttaggaaattaataatgcaattttttaaaaataattttttgtaacaaacttgttgaataaaattaaaaaatgatcaagtgactgctagctttgattggaatttttatttaaatatgaaatatttcaattatcaTTGCAACATATTCAATTCATATCTTATTAACACATCACAGAACACCTGTTGTAATGATTCATAGTTAGTAAATCATATCTAGATTAGATAATTATTTGGTAAACAAAAAGaaatgttaaatatataaaatattaaatattaaacacagaataattgatatattttatttatttaggttGGAAAAGATCATACCATATTGATGCTGTGTGTCACAGTATTCTTAAGCTATTTGCCCGAAGCAGGTCAATATAGTTGTATATTTGTTTACCTGAAACTCGCAATGGGTTTTTCAGCTGTAATGGTTGCGGTATTTATTGCCATTGTTGGTATTCTAAGTGTTGGAGCACAAATATTGCTTGGTCCATTAATGAAGACACTTGGTAGTAAACATACAATCATGCTTGGTTTACTATTCGAAATGCTTCAACTCATGTGGTACGGATTTGGATCACAGacttggtaattttttttaatttattttataattacaatttttacagtcagaattattattattaaaaataactaatttttttttattataactatttattgACCGTAACTTTTGAGGTAATCAggtaatgaatttaatatcgGATTAACatgtacaaaataatttaatataaaattaaaacatgcCATCAGTATCAATTAGAGGATGGTTAGAATCCCAGATGATAATAGTTAGTAAATGAAAACTCGATGTTCGATACATCCTTGAAGCTACGTGGCTTTGTTTAGTTTACTTAGCAATCATATTGATTTTTACCGTCTATATTTTACTTGCAGTGTTTACTCATAACTTTAAACatatatcatttattattattttactgatacTCATTAAACTACtttgtatattatatttttagattaaataattataattttaatttaaatttataataattttatttaaaaaattcaaattttttaatttttatttaaaaattgaattttaaaatttttatttaaaaattgatttttaaaaattgaatttttaataaatttaattataaaaattatatttagtttgcagatataaatattaaagcaTCATTATATAAAGTTctatataaatacaataaacgtcgtgaatatttttttatatcacgACTTCCTTCTTGTcaaatgtacaaaaaaaaaaaaaaaaaaaattactatcaaTATAACCGCAGGCTTTTTTTCAACACAATTTGTTGACTTGGcatttaatgaaatttcacGACGTGACATTAATGACATACCATTACCCAACATATGTAAGATAATTCAATCGAATAAAGAGGGTAAAAAAGCAGTCAATAGCAATtagtaaactaataaaattgttgatgTTACCTGAAgtcttgtaaaaaatttttctcaaataataataagtactcaaataataaaagtattagCTAAATTAAACTGTGGTAGGAGAGTCCTTTATTAGGATATAAATagagattattttttactcaccaagtgtaaaaaaatgataatcaatagacattgatgaatatttttaaattatttattaaattacagtggagataatttaaaatgaatcaataattttttttctaggatGATGTGGGCAGCTGGAGTACTTGCATCAGTCTCCAGTATCACCTATCCTGCGATTTCTGCATTCGTATCAATGCATTCAGACGCAGATAAGCAGGGACTAGTTCAGGGAATGGTTACAGGAATGCGAGGTCTATGCAATGGCCTTGGGCCAGCTATGTTTGGTGttatattctatttatttcacGTCGATCTCAACGACGAAACGCCGTCACTACCTCTAAAACCTTCTTTTTTGGAAGACAGTAATCAAACAGGAACTACTATACATATAGACGTTGTTCCgcaggtaaaaaaaattaatatttaaggtaaaagaGCCAGTTATTGACCCTTGTAATTTTACtctaatcaaaaaaaaatttaatgttctcaaaaaaccaattatcttaaaatttataattgagaaatgatcttgtatcttttgaactattgacatttttaaagatataagctcatctcgatgttacactcatcaagacctttcatttgagtacccacatcaatttttcatatatttatatatattatatatgtgtatatatgaaaaatatatcaaaaatgcatgtggatactcaaatgaaagctcttgatgagtgtaacattgggatgagcttatatcttcaaaaacttcagtagttaagaaagtacagtgtaatttaacataattaaggaacgaccttgtatcttgtgaactactgacatttttacagatataagctcatcctgatgttacactcattaagacctttcatttgagtacccacatccatttttcatatatttcatatatttatgtatattatatatatgtatatatgaaaaatatatcaaaaatgcatgtgggtactcaaatgaaagctcttgatgaatgtgacatcgggatgagcttatacctttaaaaatatcaatagtcgaaaaagtacagtgtaatttaacaaaagtcatttttttaaattaaaataaaaagtgtcaataactgagtcttttaccttacgatacaaaattttatcattaaaaaaaattacaatgagttagttttaaagtaaattaatattaattattaaattgttaatctATCGTTGTCACATAAAGAATGGGTTTCAGTTGGTGCCAGGACCTCCCTTTGTATTTGGTGCATTACTTGTGATATGCGCGCTATTAGTAGCTGCGTTTATTCCTGATGAAACAAGCCCAATGGCAACAGGTCCATTGCATCATCACTCTTCCACATCACGCAGGCCATCTGGTAAATACGCATATCAAAAATGTACGTTACAGGTTTTCCGTTTATTGCTAGAGATGGATGCATAAGCTTCTGGTGGTgggtttattttttcattttgccTACTCAAACGTCGGTTTCATTGGTAAAATACATTATGCTCGAGGGCTCATATGCCTAAGTAGATCGAGGTCACTCAcgataaagatataaaatagtacGAGTTATAAATGTCCGTGAATCATTTgctattagttatttttataacacacgttatttatttatcctgaaaattacaattattatttatcttgtTAACATTCCAAAAATAATCACCCTCTTcctttcatttataaatacttCATAGTAACattctatgaaaaaatttactaaagtaaaaataaaattggtaattatttacaagtggagtcaaccatttttatttttatttttattttttttttgaacgaaatttctatttgattttattgatatattttttttttagaaaaatactttaaaaaacgaacaagttcaaaaacaaaaaaaaaattaattatcacaattttaacaaattttcaaaaaaatttatgaatttggtagaaaattgtgatatttaacttttttttttaattgttcattttttcatgtatttttcaaaaaaaatatatatcacaaataacgaaaaaaaaaaaaaataaagtagaaattttatccaaaaacatgagagccaaaattttttctagctTTTTAAggcaaaaaaactatttttttaaacgaaatttctatttgatttgattgatatattttttttttttgaaaaatacttaaaaaaatgaac
It encodes:
- the LOC123265438 gene encoding hippocampus abundant transcript 1 protein isoform X6; translation: MPPGAKGGAEGLDPSCSELHDNEEITPDIIAPSLSLFQRCYRHLKSSGVGEASVYHALVVIFLEFFAWGLLTMPIISVLNETFPDHTFLMNGLIMGIKGLLSFLSAPLIGALSDVWGRKFFLLITVAFTCAPIPLMSINTWWFFAMISISGVFACTFSVVFAYVADVTEESQRSLAYGLVSATFAASMVISPALGAWTMTVYGENLAVALATAIAVLDVFFILVAVPESLPEKARPPVPISWEQADPFAALGKVGKDHTILMLCVTVFLSYLPEAGQYSCIFVYLKLAMGFSAVMVAVFIAIVGILSVGAQILLGPLMKTLGSKHTIMLGLLFEMLQLMWYGFGSQTWMMWAAGVLASVSSITYPAISAFVSMHSDADKQGLVQGMVTGMRGLCNGLGPAMFGVIFYLFHVDLNDETPSLPLKPSFLEDSNQTGTTIHIDVVPQLVPGPPFVFGALLVICALLVAAFIPDETSPMATGPLHHHSSTSRRPSGLSLDVHFEPERIVSGRSKVGPLSPLVDNCNSAAL
- the LOC123265438 gene encoding hippocampus abundant transcript 1 protein isoform X7 → MPPGAKGGAEGLDPSCSELHDNEEITPDIIAPSLSLFQRCYRHLKSSGVGEASVYHALVVIFLEFFAWGLLTMPIISVLNETFPDHTFLMNGLIMGIKGLLSFLSAPLIGALSDVWGRKFFLLITVAFTCAPIPLMSINTWWFFAMISISGVFACTFSVVFAYVADVTEESQRSLAYGLVSATFAASMVISPALGAWTMTVYGENLAVALATAIAVLDVFFILVAVPESLPEKARPPVPISWEQADPFAALGKVGKDHTILMLCVTVFLSYLPEAGQYSCIFVYLKLAMGFSAVMVAVFIAIVGILSVGAQILLGPLMKTLGSKHTIMLGLLFEMLQLMWYGFGSQTWMMWAAGVLASVSSITYPAISAFVSMHSDADKQGLVQGMVTGMRGLCNGLGPAMFGVIFYLFHVDLNDETPSLPLKPSFLEDSNQTGTTIHIDVVPQNGFQLVPGPPFVFGALLVICALLVAAFIPDETSPMATGPLHHHSSTSRRPSGKYAYQKCTLQVFRLLLEMDA